Proteins encoded within one genomic window of Pigmentiphaga sp. H8:
- a CDS encoding alpha/beta fold hydrolase has product MNSRAPLNTAPAGIADGLPVRFANVSWDGMRHDIEYVLIAPQRARQPLLVFLHEGLGSVTMWKDFPYALCEAAGCRGLVLSRWGYGQSSPRPGHEKWPVDFMHRQARDFLPAFFEAIGHDTRADPPWLYGHSDGGSIALLHAAACPDRVGGLIVAAPHLFVEPVTLASIQQARDGYVTTDLRSKLARYHADPDSAFWGWNDVWLNPEFKHWNIQALLSTIRCPVLAVQGHDDEYGSMAQIDGIAREVPHAELLKLDDCGHSPHRDQPARLIEASVAFMRRHHT; this is encoded by the coding sequence ATGAACTCGCGCGCCCCCCTGAACACCGCCCCGGCCGGCATCGCCGACGGACTGCCCGTGCGCTTCGCCAACGTATCCTGGGATGGCATGCGGCACGACATCGAATACGTGCTCATCGCTCCCCAGCGCGCCCGGCAGCCCCTGCTCGTGTTCCTGCACGAAGGCCTGGGATCGGTCACGATGTGGAAGGACTTCCCCTACGCGCTGTGCGAGGCCGCCGGCTGCCGGGGCCTGGTCCTGTCGCGCTGGGGCTATGGCCAGTCCAGCCCCCGCCCCGGACACGAGAAATGGCCGGTCGATTTCATGCACCGCCAGGCGCGCGATTTCCTGCCGGCCTTCTTCGAGGCGATCGGCCATGACACCCGGGCCGACCCGCCCTGGCTGTACGGACACAGCGACGGCGGATCGATCGCGCTGCTGCATGCGGCGGCCTGCCCCGACCGCGTGGGCGGGCTGATCGTGGCCGCGCCCCACCTGTTCGTCGAACCCGTCACGCTGGCCAGCATCCAGCAGGCGCGCGACGGCTACGTCACGACCGACCTGCGCAGCAAGCTCGCGCGCTACCACGCCGACCCGGACTCGGCCTTCTGGGGCTGGAACGACGTCTGGCTGAACCCGGAATTCAAGCACTGGAACATCCAGGCGCTGCTGTCCACCATACGCTGTCCGGTACTGGCGGTGCAGGGCCACGACGACGAGTACGGCTCCATGGCGCAGATAGACGGCATCGCCCGGGAGGTTCCCCACGCCGAATTGCTCAAGCTGGACGACTGCGGCCACTCGCCGCATCGCGACCAGCCGGCCCGGCTGATCGAGGCAAGCGTGGCGTTCATGCGGCGCCACCATACGTAG
- a CDS encoding ABC transporter substrate-binding protein gives MNASQRKFTVLAAALMAASCLAVPAGAQAPGKVKVGLMLPYTGTYSALGTAIENGFRLYVQEQGGKLAGREIEYFKVDDESDPAKGSDNANKLVKRDQVDVLVGTVHSGVAMAMAKVAKDNKTLLIIPNAGADDVTGPLCAPNIFRSSFSNWQPAYAMGLVAATQLKHKTAVTLSWKYAAGDESTNGFKEGFESKGGKVIKQLNLPFPNVEFQALLTEIAALKPDAVYVFFAGGGAVKFVKDYAAAGLKDKIPLYGAGFLTDGTLEAQGAAADGLLTTLHYADGLTLPKDKAFRADYAKTYKLQPDVYAVQGYDAAQLLAAGLKAAGGDISKRDAVVKGMEQAKIDSPRGPFTMSKAHNPIQDIYLRKVENKTNHLVSVAVKALADPARGCRM, from the coding sequence ATGAACGCTTCCCAACGCAAATTCACCGTCCTCGCCGCTGCCTTGATGGCCGCGTCGTGCCTGGCGGTGCCCGCCGGCGCCCAGGCTCCCGGCAAGGTCAAGGTCGGCCTGATGCTGCCCTACACCGGCACCTACTCCGCCCTGGGCACCGCCATCGAGAACGGCTTCCGGCTTTACGTGCAGGAACAGGGCGGCAAGCTGGCCGGGCGCGAGATCGAGTACTTCAAGGTGGACGACGAGTCCGATCCGGCCAAGGGCTCGGACAACGCCAACAAGCTGGTCAAGCGCGACCAGGTCGACGTGCTGGTGGGTACCGTTCACTCCGGCGTCGCGATGGCCATGGCCAAGGTCGCCAAGGACAACAAGACGCTGCTCATCATCCCCAACGCCGGTGCCGACGACGTCACGGGACCGCTGTGCGCGCCCAACATATTCCGCTCGTCGTTCAGCAACTGGCAGCCGGCCTACGCCATGGGCCTGGTCGCCGCCACCCAGCTCAAGCACAAGACCGCCGTCACCCTGAGCTGGAAGTACGCGGCGGGCGACGAGTCCACCAACGGCTTCAAGGAAGGTTTCGAATCCAAGGGCGGCAAGGTCATCAAGCAATTGAACCTGCCCTTCCCCAACGTCGAGTTCCAGGCGCTGCTGACCGAGATCGCCGCGCTCAAGCCCGACGCGGTCTACGTGTTCTTCGCGGGCGGCGGCGCGGTCAAGTTCGTCAAGGACTACGCGGCGGCGGGCTTGAAGGACAAGATCCCGCTGTACGGCGCCGGCTTCCTGACCGACGGTACGCTGGAGGCGCAGGGCGCCGCGGCCGACGGCCTGCTGACCACGCTGCACTACGCCGACGGCCTGACCCTGCCCAAGGACAAGGCCTTCCGCGCCGACTACGCCAAGACCTACAAGCTGCAACCCGACGTCTACGCCGTGCAGGGCTATGACGCCGCCCAGCTGCTGGCGGCCGGCCTGAAGGCCGCGGGCGGCGACATCAGCAAGCGCGACGCCGTCGTCAAGGGCATGGAACAGGCCAAGATCGACAGCCCGCGCGGCCCGTTCACGATGTCCAAGGCCCACAACCCGATCCAGGACATCTACCTGCGCAAGGTCGAGAACAAGACCAACCACCTGGTAAGCGTGGCGGTGAAGGCGCTGGCCGATCCCGCTCGGGGCTGCAGGATGTAA
- a CDS encoding branched-chain amino acid ABC transporter permease, with amino-acid sequence MDLTTFLIQCLNSVQYGLLLFLIASGLTLIFGIMGVINLAHGSFYMIGAYMAFSLSSLTGNFVLALALGVVLAVAFGYVLEWCFFSFLYEREHLQQVLMTYGLILVFEEMRSILVGDDVHGVPVPGWLEGGIAIGNDMTYPVYRLFISGVCVLLAVAMYAALKKTRLGMMVRAGATNREMVQSLGINISLLYRIVFAVGVAIAVLAGMIAAPVSSVYPGMGGSVLIICFVVVVIGGIGSIKGALVASLLIGFVDTFGKVFWQQAAGALIYVLMAAILLWKPEGLFKQGT; translated from the coding sequence ATGGATTTGACGACGTTTCTTATTCAGTGCCTGAACAGCGTGCAGTATGGGTTGTTGCTGTTCCTGATCGCCAGCGGGCTGACGCTGATCTTCGGGATCATGGGGGTCATCAACCTGGCGCATGGCAGTTTCTACATGATCGGCGCCTACATGGCGTTCTCGCTGTCGTCGCTGACCGGTAATTTCGTGCTGGCGCTGGCGCTGGGCGTGGTGCTGGCGGTGGCGTTCGGGTATGTGCTGGAGTGGTGTTTCTTCAGCTTCCTGTATGAACGCGAACACCTGCAGCAGGTGTTGATGACCTACGGGCTGATCCTGGTGTTCGAGGAAATGCGCAGCATCCTGGTGGGCGACGACGTCCATGGGGTGCCGGTGCCGGGCTGGCTGGAGGGCGGCATCGCCATCGGCAACGACATGACTTATCCGGTCTACCGGCTGTTCATCTCGGGCGTATGCGTGCTGCTGGCCGTGGCGATGTACGCCGCGCTGAAGAAGACCCGGCTCGGCATGATGGTGCGCGCCGGGGCGACCAACCGCGAGATGGTGCAGTCGCTCGGCATCAACATTTCGCTGCTGTACCGCATCGTCTTCGCCGTGGGCGTGGCCATCGCGGTGCTGGCCGGCATGATCGCGGCGCCGGTGTCCTCGGTGTATCCGGGCATGGGCGGATCGGTGCTGATCATCTGTTTCGTCGTCGTGGTCATCGGCGGCATCGGCTCGATCAAGGGCGCGCTGGTCGCCTCGCTGCTGATCGGCTTCGTCGACACCTTCGGCAAGGTGTTCTGGCAACAGGCCGCCGGCGCGCTGATCTACGTTTTGATGGCCGCCATCCTGCTGTGGAAACCGGAAGGCCTCTTCAAACAAGGGACTTAG
- a CDS encoding branched-chain amino acid ABC transporter permease yields MKASSLLAWIVALAVLALLPVLPEPIGTPFHVELGAKVLIMAIFALSLQLLVGHTGLVSLGHAAYFGAAAYAVAMFTPRYEAGNGWLLLVAAVGCAALLALAIGLLVMRTRGIYFIMVTLAFGQLVYFVFHDVEAFGGSDGTYIYNKPAFTLAGRGLVDLDQAPQFYWFTLAGLALTLAVLGLVLRSRLGHALVGIKHNEPRMRAAGYNTLAYKLASFTLGGALAGLAGFLYATQHGYVNPELVSWHQSGNALLMIILGGLGSLAGAVIGAFAFVLLAEWFQDLTKHWQLLMGGFIILAVAWMPQGLAGGFSRLRLPRRGRPQPLAPPEAAARGDASSTPSSATEQTI; encoded by the coding sequence ATGAAAGCTTCTTCTCTTCTTGCCTGGATCGTGGCGCTGGCGGTGCTGGCCTTGCTGCCGGTGCTGCCCGAGCCGATCGGCACGCCGTTCCACGTCGAGCTCGGCGCCAAGGTGCTGATCATGGCGATCTTCGCGCTAAGCCTGCAGCTGCTGGTGGGCCATACGGGGCTCGTCAGCCTGGGGCACGCGGCCTATTTCGGCGCGGCGGCGTATGCGGTGGCGATGTTCACGCCGCGCTACGAAGCCGGCAACGGCTGGCTGCTGCTGGTGGCGGCGGTGGGCTGCGCGGCTTTGCTTGCGCTGGCGATCGGCCTTCTGGTGATGCGCACGCGCGGCATCTACTTCATCATGGTCACGCTGGCCTTCGGCCAACTGGTGTACTTCGTGTTCCACGACGTCGAGGCCTTCGGCGGCAGCGACGGCACCTACATCTACAACAAACCGGCCTTCACGCTGGCCGGCCGCGGCCTGGTCGACCTGGACCAGGCGCCGCAGTTCTACTGGTTCACGCTGGCGGGACTGGCGCTGACGCTGGCCGTGCTGGGCCTGGTGCTGCGTTCGCGCCTGGGCCATGCGCTGGTGGGCATCAAGCACAATGAACCGCGCATGCGGGCGGCCGGCTACAACACCCTGGCCTACAAGCTCGCCAGCTTCACCTTGGGCGGCGCGCTGGCGGGCCTGGCGGGCTTTCTGTATGCCACGCAGCACGGCTACGTCAACCCGGAACTGGTGTCCTGGCACCAGTCCGGCAACGCGCTGCTGATGATCATCCTGGGCGGACTGGGCAGCCTGGCCGGCGCGGTGATCGGCGCCTTCGCCTTCGTCCTGCTGGCCGAATGGTTCCAGGATCTGACCAAGCACTGGCAACTGCTGATGGGCGGCTTCATCATTCTGGCCGTCGCCTGGATGCCCCAGGGCCTGGCGGGCGGTTTCTCGCGTCTGCGCCTGCCGCGCCGCGGCCGCCCCCAGCCGCTGGCGCCGCCCGAGGCGGCCGCTCGCGGCGACGCCTCCTCCACTCCCTCCTCGGCCACGGAACAGACGATATGA